The Oncorhynchus masou masou isolate Uvic2021 chromosome 25, UVic_Omas_1.1, whole genome shotgun sequence DNA window ATGAATGATGATCAGAATCCAGCCCAACCAGGAGGATAGCTATGACGACATTGGGGTCATGAATCTCCCTTCACCCCTTCCCCCTGGAGGTGCCACTTCCATTCTTACACAACCTCACCTATACGAGCGCGACGGGGCATTGTGAATAATATGTGTAGCTAGGCCCTAAATCATTTGGTGGAACAAAGATGATTGTTTCAAATGAAGAAATAAAAATTTGTTTAATACTCAATGTTGTGGATACAAGCTAAGACATAAAAAATTATGTCAATAATCAACATAGAACTGAAAATGACTTATATGTTTGTTTGGTTTTCATTACAGGACATCCCAACCTAAAAATTGAGGTATAGTATCTGATTTGCCTGATAACGGTAATATGGAGCCTCGAAACTGTACAAGTTACTGCACTGAGTTACTGCACTGTACAAAGCATGCATTTAGACAGGGCACATGATTGGTGTTAAAGTACGTGTGACACATATAGCTGTAGAAATAACATGCTGGGAGAAAAGAGGAAGTGGTTAAGTGCGATATCTAGACCCTTGCAGTATGTAGCTTCAGTAAGCCACTTCTGACTGAAAATGTGTTTGAATGTCATTTACatatttagatacagtatgtttacaGTCCAAATCTCTACAACAAGTTTAATCCGTCCTTGATAACAATAATTTCTGTTAGTTTGCAGCTTCACTTTAAAGCTTGATTGTAATATTGTATGTCCCATCCTCTAACAGGCAGAGTTGAGTGATGAAGAGATGTATGAAGACTTagaggagagatggtgagaggaaTCTTTATCACAGAAAAATAATGAATAGAATGTACAACGCTGTTATATATAATAGTGACACCTCTGTAGTATTATCATCTAAACTCAGCAATAAAAGAAAcgccctctcactgtcaactgcgtttattttcagcaaacttagcatgtgtaaatatgtgtatgaacataacaagattcaacaactgagacataaactgaacaagttccacagacatgtgactaacagaaatggaataatgtgtccctgaacaaaaggggggtcaaaatcaaaagtaacagtcagtatctggtgttgccaccagctgcattaagtactgcattgcatctcctcctcatggactgcaccagatttgcccgtttttgctgtgagatgttaccccagtcttccaccaagccacctgcaagttcccggacaatTTTAGAtctttggatttttacgaattatctttgaaagacagggtcctgaaaaagggacgtttcttttttgctgagtttatatgtttGATTCTCAACCCCAGTATAATTATTTATCCAACAtttactttctttctctctcacgaCAGGATTGAACAGGAGGCTCAAGGATCGAAAGAAACCAACGAAGTGAAAGGGCAAGAGAAGAAGAGCGATAAAGAGGAGAAGAAACGACTAGAGCAGGAGAAGAAAATGCAGAAAGCCAGAGAGAAGAAGGAGCAAGAGGCAAAGAAAAAGTACAAGGTAAGCAGGATATGCATATATCTGGAGTTATATCTATTACAGTCATGTGTAGTGGAGTAACACCTATGCCTGTTTGTAGCTCTCAGGGCCGATTCAGGTGATTCACAAAGCCAAGGCTCAGGTGGAATGTAAAGGAGGAAAGACTGACCTGCCActaacacagggagagactatAGATATCATACGCATCACTGACAACCCAGAGGGACGTTGGCTGGCCAGGAACAATGAGGGAAACTGTGGGTGTATACACATACAGTAAATACAcgcataaatacacacacacgcacacacacacacaccaccctctctcttcctgttctcacTGCCTCCTCCTCCTTGCTGTGTTGTAGATGGCTATGTAAGGACTGAGGCAGTGGGCATTGACTATGACCTTATAAAGGAGCAGAAGAAAGGACCCCTACCTAACAAGTCTGAGGAAAAGCCTGAGGTTTACGATGATGTAGGCATCCTGGACAATGCCtgcaggtaaaataaaaaataaactaaatgttaaatgttagaGCTTTGAAATGTTGTTTACTTTGTTGTCTATGTGATGTGTCATTGTGACCCATTGGTGTCTATGCTTCAATAGTCTAGATTTTTGTTTTTCAGTGGGGTCAAGGTCCAACAAGGTAAGTCTCACATTGATATTATCTATAATTCATCAGAATTTATAACAGACCAGTTACAAAATTACAAAAAAAAGTTACTCAACCAGTCGCATAGCAATAACAAGCCTTTTGCCATGTCATTTTCTTCTTCTTATGACAGCTGAAGATGGTGATATCTATGACGATGTGGATGGATCGAATCAAAACAGGTATATGCAATTATGTAACTATGTGGTGATTTTGTGAGTATTCTATGCATCGAGCAGGAATCTTTGTAAATGTAATACAGCTTCTCACTCATGAGGTGTTCCTCATCGTTGCTTAGTATTTGACTGACAACATCTAGTGGTCAGAAGTATTATTGCAAAAGTGATGCTGGAACAGAGCTACATTGACACATAGTTAGATCGTTTTTATCCCTTCTTTGCTTTACCTTTATGAATGACCCCTGAAACATTTTGCATGTATAATGTCAATACAGTGAATACACCAGcttgatatttttgttcaataaCTGTTTGATCTTCATTCTCAGATTTCCCCCTCCACTACCTAAAGAGGGAGGTAATGATATGGTCACTTGTTCACTGGGAAAGAGAACAACAGTCTTCCCAGTTATTTCCCAGTCAAATTATTTCTGTGTATTCTTTCTGTGTATTCTAAATAAAATCACCATTCTATTTATTGTACTGAATGGTGTGTACTGTGTAATCAAGTTAAAGAAATGTGTTGCTTAATTTGTCTGTCTTTATGTCCATAGACGAGATTTATGATGACGTGGAGTCCCAGAGCTTcactgcccctcctcctctcaacaGGTGAGAAGAGGGTCACAGAGCCAGAGTTGGGTCAGCTATACTCTTGAATAGTCCGTTCAGCTATACTCTTGAATAGTCAGTTCAGACACAAATTAGCTTGAAATCAATACCTAAGTTAAATCATTTTGTGTTTCTCCATTTCAGTCTCCCTCAGCTGACACCTAAGGGAAAGCAGGAGGGGATGGAccccaagaagaagaaaaagtttGAGAAAGAGGAAAAGGAATTCAGGAAAAAATTCAAGGTAAAATGTCTAATTGTGACAGGAGAAAGCACAATGACATAATTTAGTTGAGCCGGACACATTACTGTCTCCCGTCTCGTTTCAAACTATCCATATCTGAATAAAGTAGAAAACCTAAATACAactaaaaaacattttaaaatcacAGTTATTCCCAGATAACATTCTAAAATATTGATAATCAATGAATGTATCTTTTTTATATGGTCAGATTTATATTGTACTTACTTACATGATTTGAGCAGTAGTAACTGTTGAAATCTTCCACTGTCAGTTTGAAGGGGAGATCCAGGTGTTATATGATGTTACCATAGATCCTACCTTGGACAGTAAGAAATGGGGGAATAAAGACCTACAGTTGAAGCCAGGAGAGGTGATCGATGTCATTGTGAAGCCAACATACGGCAAACTGATTGGCAGGAATAGAGACGGGAAGTGTAAGTTGGCATCAGTTGTTATGGATGAATTATTCACAATCAAACATGAACAATTAATTGCAATCTTTTTTATTCCTCTTTCTAGTTGGTTATGTGTCCATGGTCAATGTTGCACAGTAAGTTCAATAGTTATTTCTGTTTGTTGAAATACGCATGCGCTCACTCAAAATATTCACACGTTCATGCACgtgtgcacacaaacacatacacaaaacTAATATTTTGACATATGATTTTACTTCAACAGGGATGGTGGAGATGTTTATGACGACATAGGAGAAAGTATGTTTTAAAACCATTCTAGAAATGATCTGGGTCatactttatttggatagtccagatTTTCCATCTGTATATGATCTACAGATtatcatactatcaacaaacttgATAAgaaactgcttgctaaggttatggttaggttaaaAATGAGGGTTGGGGTAATGGTTAagtgtagggttaggataagggttaaggttagggtaagggttaaacttaaggttagggtaagggttaaacttagggttaggataagggttgaggttagggtaagggttaaggttagggttagaataagggttagggttaggataaaggttagagctagggttagtagatagttagtttAAATGTTACTGATAATCTGTAGATGGTCCATCTGcagatgctctacagactatccaaataaagtttTACTATTATTTGTGACTAActgtacaacactttgtttaaACAATGACATTGCCAGCTGTACGGACTGCTTTGAAGATATTAGTTTGCAGACAAGACAGGCCTACTTACAGAAGTAGGCTGATGAAATAATATacagtcagacgtttacatacaggttggagtcattaaaacttgtttttcaaccacaaatgtcttgttaacaaactatagttttggcaagtttgttaggacatctactttgtgcatgacacaaataatttttccaacaattgtttacagacagattatttaacaaataattcactgtatcacaattccagtgggtcagaagcttatgtacactaagttgactgtgcctttaaacagcttggaaacttCCAGAAAATTGTGACATGgttttaaaagcttctgatagactaatttacataatttgagtcaattgtaggtgtacctgtggatgtatttcaaggccaaccttcaaacttagtgcctcttgtagacctccacaagtctggttcatcattgggggcaatttccaaatgcctgaaggtaccacgttcatctgtacaaacaatagtacgcaagtataaacaccattggaccacgcagccgtcataccgctcaggaaggagacgcgttctgtctcctagagatgaatgtacattggtgcgaaaagtgcaaatcaatcccagaacaacggcaaaggatcttgtgaagatgctggaggaaacaggtacaaaagtatctatatccacagtaaaatgagtcctgtatcgacataatctgaaagtccgctcagcaaggaagaagacactgctccaaaaccgccataaaaaaagccagactacggtttgcaactgcacacggggacaaagattgtactttttgtagaaatgtcctctggtctgatgaaacaaaaatagaactgtttggccataatgactattgttatgtttggaggaaaaagggggaggcttgcaagccgaagaacaccatcccaaccgtgaagcatgtgggtggcagcatcaagttgtggggctgctttgctgcaggagggactggtgcacttcacaaaatagatggcatcatgaggaacggaaattatgtggatatattgaagccacatctcaagacatcaatcaggaagttaaagcttggtcgcaaatgggtctcccaaatggacaatgacccgaagcatacttccaaagttgtggcaaaatggcttaaggacaacaaagtcaagatattggagtggccatcacaaagccctgacctcaatcctatagaaagtttgtgggcagaactgaaagtgtgtgcgagcaagaaggcctactaacctgactcagttacacccactctgtctgggggaatgtaccaaaattcacccaacttattgtgggaagcttgtggaaggctacccaaaatgtttgacccaagttaaacaatttaaaggcaatgctaccgaatactaattgagtgtatgtaaacttctgacccactgggaatgtgatgaaagaaataaaagctgaaataaatcattctctctcctattattctgacatttcacattcttaaaataaagtggtgactgacctaaaacagggattttttacgaggattcaatgtcaggaattgtgaaaaactgagtttaaatgtatttggctaaggtgtatgtaatcttctgacttcaactgtaggcctACATACATGTATTTTTAATTGTATTTGTTTGGAATGCAATGCATTGTTCAAACATGGTTCTACTTGTTAATTTTCTTACAGACTGCATTTATGACAATGACTGAGACTTCTGTGTCAGAATGTACTGAGACAACCAGCACTGAATCTGCAATGCACACCGCAACTGGTCATCTTTATTTTATCTGGTGAAAAAACAGATGACTTAAACTGTTTAATTGATTGTCTTGAAATAACTATAGATAAATGTGCCTTGACTATACTATGgttgttttgtttatttaaccTGGATTGTAATGTGAATGAATGGATATCTCTTTGAATGTGAAACATTCACTATGTATTTTAGTTGGTATTTCAATTCAAATAAGCTCtcagaccattcaccagacctagtagtgtaaagtactgaagtaaaaatactttaaagtactatttaAGTAGTTTTTGGCGATAACTGGACTTTACTCTTTATATTTTTGATATATTTTACTCCACTAAATTccgaaagaaaataatgtactttgtactcaatacattttccctgacacccaaaagtacatttCGAAAGCTTagtaggacaggaaaatggtcaaattcacgcacttatatagagaacatccctggtcatccctactgcctctgatctggtggactcaggactcactaaacataaatGGTTCTTTGTAATTGTGTGTATCCTCAGTATGAGTATGTGGAGTCTTGAAAGGACAGCGCCGCTAAACTACATGGCAGTTGTCATGGTGAACTTATTGGTGCTGAAGGACAGCTCCAACATTCAGCCAATTCTAGAGATCTCACTGATACTCCCTTATGATGGGTTATAAATATATCCTCAATGCACACTTAAAGTAGTTAATTGAGAATGTATTCAAAGTTGATGTCCTAGGTCTACTTATTTTCAGGAATGATTTTGTTGTTTGAGTAGACCCTATATGAGTTAACGTCACACACTTCAAATCCGTAGCACGCTGAACGTTGCAGATACAAATCAGTGACGGTAggtgatgagggaggatgatcGTTATTTTTATGAACATGGCCGTATGTCTATATTGGCCGTATGGCATATTGGATgactcatattccattcacccagttcaatgtaacgtCGATAGCTTTAGGCTACAACATGACACTTGaattttccctgtaccca harbors:
- the LOC135513857 gene encoding FYN-binding protein 1-like, which encodes MARFNTGGGSPMEGGVHPKLASHSSLSTSSPLLAKLAALEKSRSGGALTTTKPVFQKKFETAAREDVGTLFPKPQSFKPRPVETIRDTESSGPESSVTIPPLKRPPVNTAFPDNKVKLAPASGSAKPPWVKDSESENTPTLPKLPLALKPKISISSLQSNLDQETPKEDPTPSTPKLRPISMSKFLPPHTQQKSLSRQESEASLPTLSSSKCMPPQPPLTLKPNFLIAQAGARDELVPHEENDDPSAPKKKPLPNVFSLGDPPLKPNRPPHVTLQMFRTEGPELSAAGPPPPPPLAPHTSSFPAPPTPCLLSNSPAAIIQPNQEDSYDDIGVMNLPSPLPPGGHPNLKIEAELSDEEMYEDLEERWIEQEAQGSKETNEVKGQEKKSDKEEKKRLEQEKKMQKAREKKEQEAKKKYKLSGPIQVIHKAKAQVECKGGKTDLPLTQGETIDIIRITDNPEGRWLARNNEGNYGYVRTEAVGIDYDLIKEQKKGPLPNKSEEKPEVYDDVGILDNACSGVKVQQAEDGDIYDDVDGSNQNRFPPPLPKEGDEIYDDVESQSFTAPPPLNSLPQLTPKGKQEGMDPKKKKKFEKEEKEFRKKFKFEGEIQVLYDVTIDPTLDSKKWGNKDLQLKPGEVIDVIVKPTYGKLIGRNRDGKFGYVSMVNVAQDGGDVYDDIGENCIYDND